The nucleotide window AACCCATCTGCAGCGTTGTAGGTCTGGGAGCCGACGCCCATAATTGTTCCGACAAGACGGGTGGCCAGGGGGAGACCGGGGTGTTTGTTTCGGTAATACATGGCATATGAGAAAAGACGAATCCGACTTTGTTGACGTGGGGCAACTGCGCATTGGCATGTACGTTGAGTTGGACGTGGGCTGGATGGCGCATCCCTTTCCCACGGGCAGTTTCAAGATTTCCTCGCAAAAACAGATTGAGACCATCCGTGGTCTGGGCTTGGCCCGTGTGCGCTACGTACCGGCTAAAAGTGACCCCGACTTGCCCCATGATGACGCCACCCACAGCCTGGGCTACAACGCGCAGGCCAGTGTCGCCGACGCACAGCGCCAGCAGGAGCAGCACCACGAGCAACAGCTGCGTCGCCAGCGTGCAGAGCTCCTGGGCGCCCAGCAGCGCAGTTTGGTGGTGTGCGAAAAGCGCTTCGGTGAAGCCACCCGCAACTACCGTAAGACCGTAGAGCAATTGCACTCCCACCCCCAGGAGGCGGCGCAGCAGTGCCAAAGCATGGTGCAGAACTTTGTGTGTGAAATGCTGGCCGATGGCGATTCCGCCATCCGTTTGCTGTCAGAGGCCGCGGGCGACAAATCCTCCATGCATCCGGTCAATGTCACCATTGTTTCCCTGTTGCTGGGCAAGGCCATGGGGCTGCAGGAGACCGATTTGGTCGACCTTGGAATGGCGGCTTTCCTGCACGACATTGGCAAGCTGAACATGCCTGATCGGGTGCGCTGGCTGGAAGACAACTTTTCCGGCGCCGAGTACAAGCTTTACCAGGAGCACGTGGCGCAAAGCGTGCTGGTCGGCAAAAGCATGGCCCTCTCCAGAGGGGCTTTGCTGGCGATTGCCCAGCACCATGAGCTGATCGATGGCAGTGGTTTTCCGGCCCACATCAAGGGCGAGCAAATGAGTATGGCGGCCCGCATTCTGGCGTTGGTCAATCGCTACGACAACCTGTGCAACCCCGCCCGCCCGGCTGCTGCGATGACGCCGCATGAGGCGCTGGCCCTGATCTTTGCGCAACTCAAGACCCGTTTTGATACCGTGGCGCTTAGCGCGTTCATCCGCATGATGGGTGTCTATCCACCCGGCTCGGTGGTGCAACTGGTGGATGAGCGGTATGCAATGGTGGTGTCGGTCAACTCATCACGCCCGCTGCGCCCCCGCATCATCGTGCACGAGAGTGGTGTGTCCAAGGACGAGGCGCTGATCCTGGATCTGGAACATGTGCCCAACATTGGCATCCGCCGAAGCCTCAAACCGGCCAATCTGCCCAGTGCGGCCATGGACTATCTCTCCCCGCGCCAGCGGGTGTGTTATTTCTTCGAAAAAGCAGCCGATGCGCCCGTGCACGAGGCTGTGGCATGACGCCAGCGCCGTGGGGTGGCCTACTCGATGGGTTGCTCGAAGCGGTATGGTTGGTAGACCCCAGGAGCCTGCGTATCCTGGCGGTGAACCAAGTGGCCTGCACGCTCGTGGGCATGGCCGCACAGGACATCATCGGCAAGCCCGCGATTGAATTCACGGCCACCCCGGAAGACATGTTTTTCTGGGAAGACGTGGCTGCTGGCGTAGCGGACAACATCCACTCCAGCACTTTGCTGCGCTGCGCGGATGGCATCGCCATTCCCGTGGAACGCCGCGTCAGTCGCGTGCGCCTGGACGCGGATGAGCCCGTGTTTCTGGTTGGCTTGCACGATCTGCGCCCACAGCAGCAGGTCGAACAGGAGCTGGAGAACCGCCTGGCCGAACTGCGTGCTACGCTGGAGTCCACTGGCGACGGTATTCTTGTCACAGACCTGTATGGCCGCGTGCGCAACTACAACCACAGTTTTGTCACGCTGTGGGGCGTGCCCGAGGCCGTGCTGGAAGCCCCGGGGGACCAGCCCCTGTTCGCCCATCTGGCTGGCAGCATGCAGGACCCTAAGGGTTATTTTCAGCGTCTGCAGCAGATCCATGCCGACCCGACACTGGAAGTGCGCGATGTGCTGGTACTGCAGTCGGGCCGCCTGATAGAACGCTTTACCCGACCCCAGACCAGCCACGGCCGCACGCTCGGGCGGGTGTTTGCGTTCAGTGACATTACCGAGCGGCACGAGGCCCAAAAACGCATTGAAACGCTGGCCTATACCGACGTTCTGACCGGCCTGCCCAACCGACTGTTGCTGGGCCAGCGCGCCGATCTGGCCCTGCGCATGGCACAGCGCCATGGGGGAACCTTCGCCATCCTGTTTGTCGATCTGGACCGCTTCAAGAACATCAACGACTCACTGGGCCATGGGTTTGGCGACCGCGTGCTGATCGAGGTGGCGGCGCGCATTCAACAAGGTCTGCGGGAGGTGGACACCCTGTGCCGACCTGGTGGGGATGAATTCCTGGTGTTCTTGCAGGAGGCCGACGCCCTGGGTGCAGAAATCGGGGCCCGCCGCATTCTGCAAGCACTGTCCCAGCCCTTTGACATGGACGGCATGAACTTCACCATGGGCTGCAGCATCGGTGTTGCCATGTACCCGGAAGACGGCAAGACGCTGGACACCTTGATCCAGTGCGCCGATACCGCCATGTACCGCGTGAAAGAGCGGGGCCGCGGCAACTTCCGCTTCTACCAGCCACAGATGAATGTAGACCTGCTCTCGCGCATGAAGATGGACCATGCCATGCGCCTGGGGCTGGAGCAAGGCCTGTTCAGCCTGCACTACCAGCCACAGGTCTCCCTGGTGGATGGTGGCCTGCTGGGCGCCGAAGCGCTGGTGCGCTGGACCGATGCCGATTTGGGCCAGGTGCCGCCTGCCACCTTTATTCCGCTGGCCGAAGAAACCGGTTTCATCATCGCCATTGGCAACTGGGTGCTGGCAGAAGCGGTGCGCCAGGCGGTTGCCTGGCAGACCAGCGGCAAACCCGTGGTGGTGTCGGTGAATGTGTCGGCACTGCAGTTCCAGCAGCCCGATTTTGTGGATCGGGTGGCTGACACCATCCGCCAGGCAGGGCTGGAGCCTGCGCTGCTGGAGCTGGAACTCACCGAATCCATCCTGATCCGTGATGCCAATGAAACCTTGGCACGCCTGCATGCACTGGCCGATCTGGGTCTGAGCCTGGCCATTGATGACTTTGGCACGGGTTACTCCAGCCTGGCCTACCTGAAGAAGTTTCCGATTTCCAAACTCAAGATTGACCGCGCCTTTGTCATGGGCTTGCCCCAGGACGAGAGTGACCGTGCAATTGTGAGCGCCACCATTGGCATGGCGCGTGCGCTCAAAATGACGGTGGTGGCCGAGGGTGTGGAAACCGAAGCCCAGCGGGACTACCTGCGTGGGCTGGACTGCGAGTCCTTTCAGGGCTTCCTGTGTGCGCCGGGCTTGCCGGCCGCAGAGTTTGAGGTGCTGGCTGCCAGCCTGCCGCGTGGCACGGTGGGGCCGCTGCTGTAAGCCTGCTAGTCCGGCTTCAGCCGTGCAGGCCTTTCCACAACATGTAGGCGGCCAGTGCATACAGCACTCCGGCAAACACCCGTTTGAGTTTGGCCACAGGCAGGCTGTGCGCCAGTTTGGCGCCCAGCGGCGCGGTGAGCACACTGCAACTGGCGATGACTAACAACGCAGGCAGCCAGATAAAGCCCAATGACCACGCGGGCAAGCCCGGTGTGCCCTGGCCACTGATGGAGTAACCCACGGCATTCGCCAGCGCAATCGGAAAGCCCAGCGCCGCACTGGTGGCCACCGCATTGATGATGGCCACGTTGTGTGCCACCATGAATGGCACGCTGATAAAGCCGCCGCCCGCGCCCACCAGACCGGAGATCAGCCCAATCACGCCGCCCGCGCCCACCATACCGACGGTGCCCGGCATGGCGTTGCCCGGCTTGGGCTTCTTGTCCAGAAACATTTGCGTGGCCGAGAAACCAATGAAAGTGGCAAAAATCAGCGCCAGTGTTGTGCCCTTGAGCAAGGCAAAAATTCCCATGCTGCCGATGGCGCCGCCGATCACGATGCCTGGCGCCAGGCCCTTGACGATGTCCCAGCGTACTGCGCCACGTTTGTGGTGGGCCCGCACGCTGGAGATGGAGGTGAACATGATGGTGGCCATGGAGGTGGCAATCGCCATCTTCACTGCCAGATCGGCCGGCACGCCCTGGCCCGACATGATCAGCGTCATGAACGGGCCGATCAGCATGCCACCGCCAATGCCCAGCAGACCGGCCATGAAACCGGTGGCCAGGCCCAGTGCGGCCAGTTCAAGAATCAGCACAGGATCGAAATGCATGGGTGGCTAGGCAGAGGGGAGGAAGGAATAGGTGTCTGCGGTGTGATCCACCAGACCGTCACCCTAAACCGAAGTTTAGGTGGGCGAGGTCAGCACAAGCTTTGGGTTCATCTAACGCGAGATGATCACGCTAGCCTGGCAATGTTCCAAGCCCGGGCTCAATGAGCATTGGTTCAGGAAATATAAAGCCCGGTAGCACCGCAGACAAAAGCATTGTAGCCCCCACGCTCCACCGCTGCGCGGGTCGCTGCCCCCTCAGGGGGCTCATTTTGCTTGGGGCGGCCCGGCGCAAAATTGTCCGTTGCTGTGGTTAGATTTAAAGTAAACGGCCGTCTTCACCCAGCGCTTCGTCCAGGCGTTCCAGCAGCGAGGTCAACAGCAGGTCAGGGTCTCCGGCATGTTCCGTCGAGCGGGCCACGGCTGGCGCCGTTTCACTGGCCAGTACATCGCTTGTGCCTGCCGCAGCGGCGGGTGCACGTTCTGGCAGGTCAAAGGCCAGGTTCAGGGCAGCCAGCACCGCAATGCGGTCACGTGCACGCACCTTGCCGGCGTCGCGGATCTTGCACATGGCGGAGTCCACACGCTCCACGGCTTCGAGCAGTTTGGTTTCGCCACCTTCGGGGCAGCCCAGCAGGTAGCTTTGCCCCATGATTTGAACTTCGAGCTGTTTCATGATGGGTCTTTTTGTGCCGTAGTGGCTTCAGGGAGCCGCTCCAGCAGGGCATCGACGCGCGCCCGCGCAGCACCCAAGCGGGATTTCAGCGAATCACGTTCCTGTGCCAGCGCGTCCACCTGGTCGGAGAGCAGTGCATTGGTGCGCTGCAACTCTTCGTAGCGCACCAGCAGGCGTTCCACGCGGTCGGCAATTTGGTCGATTTGGGTCTGGTTCGACATAAGTGGAGCATTGTAGGGTTTGCGACAGGCTGCGCCGCGTAAAATACGCGGGTTGGTGCTCGCGGTGTGGTTCACACGCAGCAGTTCAACGGGAAGCAGGAGGGAGACGCTGACAACAGCCAACCTAACCTGCGCTGCCCCCGCAACGGTAAGTGGACGAATCTCCCGATTCCGCTTCCATCACGGCCACTGAGCGTTCTGAACAAACGCTTGGGAAGGCGATGGAGGTTGTTCCACCAGCCCGGATACCGGCCAACAAGGTGGTTGCACGCGTGCGTGCTGCCTTGACGCTCATGCCCAGGCGGGGAAGCCCGGGAGAGTTTCTATCGGGTTTTTTATTTCATGCAAAGTGGTATTTTTCGGACACGCTTGGCGTTGCTTCCGTGTGCCTTGTTGTTGGCATTCTCTGCGCTCGCGCAAAGTGAAAGCGTAGCGGTGCTCAAAGACGTGGTCGTTACGGCCACGCGTTCTGAAACCTTGGCCAATGCCGTCATCAGCGACGTGACCGTGGTCACGCGTGATGATATTGAAAAGGGCAGCGGCCGCTCGGTCAGTGAACTGCTGGCCCGCATGGCGGGTGTGCAGATGGCTTCCAACGGGGGCTTGGGCAAAAATTCCAGCATCTTCATTCGCGGCACGGAAACCCGCCATGTGCTGCTGCTGGTGGACGGCGTGCGTTATGGCTCTGCCACATCCGGTACGCCCAACTTTGACACCATCCCTCTGGAGATGATCGAACGCATTGAAGTGCTCAAGGGACCCGCCTCAGCCCTGTATGGCAGTGACGCCGTGGGCGGTGTGATCCAGATCTTCACGCGCAAGGGCGGCACAGGATTCCACCCCTATGCCAGCGTGACAGCGGGGGAGGCAGACCGTGCAGAACTGTCTACCGGTTTCACTGGCGGTGAGGAGCAATTTTCCTATTCGTTGGGCGTGCAGACGCTGGAAGAGAATGGTTTTTCCTCCACCAATCGGCGTATCGGCGGCACGGCCACCACCGGGTTCAACGCAGACCGCGACGGGTTTTCACAAAAAGCCGTCAACGCGTCCATGGGCTGGAAGCTCACCAAGGACTGGAAAATTGACGCGACCGGTTTGCAGACCGAAGGTGTGAACCATTACGATGGCGGCACCAACCCTTTTGATGTGCGCACAGAATTTGTCACCTCGGTGAAAAAACTGGGTCTGCAGGGCCAACTGACCTCCGCGTGGAAATCCCGGGTGGAAGGTGCGGTCAGTACCGACAAAGCCACCTCCCTGACCAGTACCTCCACCAGCCAGTTCGACACCGAGCAGGAGCAATGGAGTTGGCAAAACGAGGTGGCTACACCACTGGGCCTGGTGTTTGCCGGACTGGACTCTCTTCGCGAGAAGGTCAGCGGCACACAGGCCTATGCCGTATCGAATCGCACCACGGACTCTGCCTTTGTGGGTGTCAGCGGTGATGCCGGCGCACACAGCTGGCAGGCCAATACCCGGCAGGACCGCAACTCCCAGTTTGGCAATGCAAACACCGGGCTGCTGGCCTACGGCTACCGCGTGACCCCTGATCTGCGCTTGCGCGGCTCTTACGGCACCAGCTTCAAGGTACCGAGCTTCAACAGCCTGTACTGGGTCAGTAGCGGTTTCAATGGCAACCCGACGACACAACCCGAAACAGGCGAGAACGCAGAACTGGGCGCCACCCTGGCGCTGGGCGACCAACTGTTGAGCTTGACGCACTACCAAAATCGCATCAAAGGCTTCATCACCACCCAGCCTGCGGTGAGCAATATTCCCTATGTGCGTATCGACGGCTGGACGCTGGCGCTGGAAGGCGCCGTGGGAGCCTGGGATTACCGGACGTCGCTGGACATGCTCGACGCGCGCAACGAAGCCAATGGCCTGAAACTCATACGCCGCCCGGACGCACAGGTCACTGCTTCTGCCAGTTACGCTGTCGGCGAGTGGCGTCTGGGCGCGTCCTGGCTGGTGGCGTCAGAGGCGTTTGACGATGCTGCCAACACCAAGCCCCTGGGTGGTTATGGCACGGTGGATGTGCATGCCCGCAAGGCCGTTGGCAAAGACTGGTTTGTGGAGGGCAATGTGGTCAACTTGGGCGACAAGTTTTACCAAACGGCCTTGGGGTACAACCAGCCAGGACGCAGTGCATACATCACCTTGCGTTACCAACCCAAGTAAAGGGAGTCCTTTGTCAAACGTGTCGTGTCCCGCCATCCTCGTCGCGGCCCCGGCTTCCGGCCAGGGCAAGACGACCATCACGTCCGCTTTGGCGCGTCTGCACACGCGCCAGGGGCGGCGGGTGCGGGTGTTCAAGTGCGGGCCCGATTTTCTGGACCCGTACTGGCACACCCTGGCCAGCGGCGCGCCGGTGCACCAACTTGACCTGTGGATGACGGGTGAAGTCGATTGCCGCGCGCGCCTGCATGCGGCGGCGCAGGGGGCGGACCTGATCCTTGTGGAAGGCGTGATGGGCCTGTTTGACGGCGAGCCCAGTGCGGCGGATCTCGCGCAGCGCTTTGGCCTGCCGGTGCTGGCAGTGGTGGATGCCTCAGCCATGGCTGGCACCTTTGGCGCGCTGGCGTTTGGGCTGCAGCACTACCGGTCCAACATGCCCTGGGCCGGTGTGTTGGCCAACCGCGTGGCCAGCGCGCGCCACGCAGAGATGCTGCAGGGCAGTGTGGCTGCCGAGCAGTGGATGGGTGCGGTCATGCGCAATGCCGCGATGAGTCTGCCCGAGCGCCATTTGGGTCTGACGGTCGCGAGTGAGGTGGTAGATGCGATGGAACGGCTGGATGCCGCTGCGGATGCATTGGCGGAAACCCCATTGGGTCAGATGACTCTGGACGATTTGCAGCGCTGGTCTGTGGACTTCGCCGCTTTGGAGGTTGCGCCAGGAGCCCGGGCGACAGAGCGTTCTGCTTCGTGTCCCCCGCCTGCTGTGCAGGCTCCTCCTTTACCTGCGCAGAACGCCCTGCCGCCCGGACTCCTTCCTTTGCGTGGTACGACGATTGCTATCGCTCGCGACGCTGCGTTTTGCTTTATTTACGCTGCGAATCTGGATACGCTGCGTGCGCTGGGTGCCGAGCTGGTGTTCTTTTCACCACTGGTGGACACGGCGCTGCCTGTGTGTGATGCGCTGTGGATTCCCGGCGGCTATCCTGAGCTGCATGCCCAGACGATTTCCGCCAACACCGCGCTGCGGGACAGCCTGGCCGCGCACATCGCCGCGGGTAAACCAGTGTGGGCAGAGTGCGGCGGCATGATGGCTTTGTTTGACACACTGGTCACCGCCGATGGCCAGCGTTATGCGCAGTGGGGCCTGCTGCCCGGCGAAGTGACCATGCACAAGCGGCTGGCCGCGCTGGGCCCTCAGCAGTTGGCCCTGGACAGCGGCACGTTGCGTGGCCATACCTTCCATTACTCGACCACGGCGACACCGCTGCAAGCTGTCACGCGAACCTCTCGCCCCAATGCCGTCCCGACCCCAGACGTGGGTGAAGCCCTGTGGCAGCAAGGCGCCGTGCGCGCCAGCTACTTCCACGCCTGGTTCCCATCCTGCCCTGGCGCAGTGGTGGCGCTGTTTACCGCGTCGGTGGAGGTCACTGCATGACGGACCTGTTGCACTTCAGCCCCGGCCCGCAGCGCATCGTCTGTCTGACGGAAGAGACCACCGAGTGGTTGTACCTGCTGGGCCAGGAGCACCGCATCGTGGGTATCTCCGGCTACACCGTGCGGCCCAAGCGTGCGCGCGATGAGAAGCCGCGGGTCAGCGCTTTCCTGAGTGCCAAGATCGAGAAGATCATGGAACTGCAGCCCGACTGCGTGCTAGGTTTTTCCGACCTGCAGGCCGACATTGCGGCAGAGCTGGTCAAGCGCGGCGTGCAAGTCACTATCTTCAACCAGCGCAGCGTGGCCGAGATTTTTTCCATGCTGTTCCAGCTCGCCGCCATGGTGGGTGAGGCAGAGCAGGGCGCGCAGCGCATCACGCAGATGCAGGCTGATCTGCGCACCATGCAGGCGGCGGTGGCGGCCAAAGTAACCGCCGGTGCGCGCCGCCCCAAGGTGTTTTTTGAAGAGTGGGACACGCCACACATCAGCGCGATCCGCTGGGTGTCGGAACTAGTTGGCATTGCAGGCGGGGACGATTGCTTCCCCGAGCTGGCGACGCAGTCTCTGGGCAAAAATCGCATCATTGCCGATGGCGCCGAGATCGTGCTCCGCAACCCCGACATCATTCTGGGGTCCTGGTGCGGCAAGAAATTTCGGCCAGAGAACGTGGCGGCGCGGGAAGGTTGGGGCGTGGTGAACGCCGTGCGCCACAAGCAGTTGTTTGAAATCAAGTCGCCCGACATCCTGCAGCCCGGCCCGGCGGCTCTGACCGATGGTGTGCAAAAAATGCACCAGATCATCCTGCAGTGGATGGATGCAGACCAGTCGGGAGCCTTCCAGCCATGAGCACGATAACGATTGCCAAAAGCGAACTGATCCTGGGTGGCCAGAAAAGCGGCAAGTCGCGCCGCGCCGAACTGCTGGCGCGCGAATGGCTGACG belongs to Rhodoferax saidenbachensis and includes:
- a CDS encoding HD-GYP domain-containing protein, which encodes MRKDESDFVDVGQLRIGMYVELDVGWMAHPFPTGSFKISSQKQIETIRGLGLARVRYVPAKSDPDLPHDDATHSLGYNAQASVADAQRQQEQHHEQQLRRQRAELLGAQQRSLVVCEKRFGEATRNYRKTVEQLHSHPQEAAQQCQSMVQNFVCEMLADGDSAIRLLSEAAGDKSSMHPVNVTIVSLLLGKAMGLQETDLVDLGMAAFLHDIGKLNMPDRVRWLEDNFSGAEYKLYQEHVAQSVLVGKSMALSRGALLAIAQHHELIDGSGFPAHIKGEQMSMAARILALVNRYDNLCNPARPAAAMTPHEALALIFAQLKTRFDTVALSAFIRMMGVYPPGSVVQLVDERYAMVVSVNSSRPLRPRIIVHESGVSKDEALILDLEHVPNIGIRRSLKPANLPSAAMDYLSPRQRVCYFFEKAADAPVHEAVA
- a CDS encoding putative bifunctional diguanylate cyclase/phosphodiesterase, with protein sequence MTPAPWGGLLDGLLEAVWLVDPRSLRILAVNQVACTLVGMAAQDIIGKPAIEFTATPEDMFFWEDVAAGVADNIHSSTLLRCADGIAIPVERRVSRVRLDADEPVFLVGLHDLRPQQQVEQELENRLAELRATLESTGDGILVTDLYGRVRNYNHSFVTLWGVPEAVLEAPGDQPLFAHLAGSMQDPKGYFQRLQQIHADPTLEVRDVLVLQSGRLIERFTRPQTSHGRTLGRVFAFSDITERHEAQKRIETLAYTDVLTGLPNRLLLGQRADLALRMAQRHGGTFAILFVDLDRFKNINDSLGHGFGDRVLIEVAARIQQGLREVDTLCRPGGDEFLVFLQEADALGAEIGARRILQALSQPFDMDGMNFTMGCSIGVAMYPEDGKTLDTLIQCADTAMYRVKERGRGNFRFYQPQMNVDLLSRMKMDHAMRLGLEQGLFSLHYQPQVSLVDGGLLGAEALVRWTDADLGQVPPATFIPLAEETGFIIAIGNWVLAEAVRQAVAWQTSGKPVVVSVNVSALQFQQPDFVDRVADTIRQAGLEPALLELELTESILIRDANETLARLHALADLGLSLAIDDFGTGYSSLAYLKKFPISKLKIDRAFVMGLPQDESDRAIVSATIGMARALKMTVVAEGVETEAQRDYLRGLDCESFQGFLCAPGLPAAEFEVLAASLPRGTVGPLL
- a CDS encoding sulfite exporter TauE/SafE family protein; this encodes MHFDPVLILELAALGLATGFMAGLLGIGGGMLIGPFMTLIMSGQGVPADLAVKMAIATSMATIMFTSISSVRAHHKRGAVRWDIVKGLAPGIVIGGAIGSMGIFALLKGTTLALIFATFIGFSATQMFLDKKPKPGNAMPGTVGMVGAGGVIGLISGLVGAGGGFISVPFMVAHNVAIINAVATSAALGFPIALANAVGYSISGQGTPGLPAWSLGFIWLPALLVIASCSVLTAPLGAKLAHSLPVAKLKRVFAGVLYALAAYMLWKGLHG
- a CDS encoding cell division protein ZapA; its protein translation is MKQLEVQIMGQSYLLGCPEGGETKLLEAVERVDSAMCKIRDAGKVRARDRIAVLAALNLAFDLPERAPAAAAGTSDVLASETAPAVARSTEHAGDPDLLLTSLLERLDEALGEDGRLL
- the zapB gene encoding cell division protein ZapB, translating into MSNQTQIDQIADRVERLLVRYEELQRTNALLSDQVDALAQERDSLKSRLGAARARVDALLERLPEATTAQKDPS
- a CDS encoding TonB-dependent receptor domain-containing protein, yielding MLLAFSALAQSESVAVLKDVVVTATRSETLANAVISDVTVVTRDDIEKGSGRSVSELLARMAGVQMASNGGLGKNSSIFIRGTETRHVLLLVDGVRYGSATSGTPNFDTIPLEMIERIEVLKGPASALYGSDAVGGVIQIFTRKGGTGFHPYASVTAGEADRAELSTGFTGGEEQFSYSLGVQTLEENGFSSTNRRIGGTATTGFNADRDGFSQKAVNASMGWKLTKDWKIDATGLQTEGVNHYDGGTNPFDVRTEFVTSVKKLGLQGQLTSAWKSRVEGAVSTDKATSLTSTSTSQFDTEQEQWSWQNEVATPLGLVFAGLDSLREKVSGTQAYAVSNRTTDSAFVGVSGDAGAHSWQANTRQDRNSQFGNANTGLLAYGYRVTPDLRLRGSYGTSFKVPSFNSLYWVSSGFNGNPTTQPETGENAELGATLALGDQLLSLTHYQNRIKGFITTQPAVSNIPYVRIDGWTLALEGAVGAWDYRTSLDMLDARNEANGLKLIRRPDAQVTASASYAVGEWRLGASWLVASEAFDDAANTKPLGGYGTVDVHARKAVGKDWFVEGNVVNLGDKFYQTALGYNQPGRSAYITLRYQPK
- a CDS encoding cobyrinate a,c-diamide synthase gives rise to the protein MSNVSCPAILVAAPASGQGKTTITSALARLHTRQGRRVRVFKCGPDFLDPYWHTLASGAPVHQLDLWMTGEVDCRARLHAAAQGADLILVEGVMGLFDGEPSAADLAQRFGLPVLAVVDASAMAGTFGALAFGLQHYRSNMPWAGVLANRVASARHAEMLQGSVAAEQWMGAVMRNAAMSLPERHLGLTVASEVVDAMERLDAAADALAETPLGQMTLDDLQRWSVDFAALEVAPGARATERSASCPPPAVQAPPLPAQNALPPGLLPLRGTTIAIARDAAFCFIYAANLDTLRALGAELVFFSPLVDTALPVCDALWIPGGYPELHAQTISANTALRDSLAAHIAAGKPVWAECGGMMALFDTLVTADGQRYAQWGLLPGEVTMHKRLAALGPQQLALDSGTLRGHTFHYSTTATPLQAVTRTSRPNAVPTPDVGEALWQQGAVRASYFHAWFPSCPGAVVALFTASVEVTA
- a CDS encoding ABC transporter substrate-binding protein, producing MTDLLHFSPGPQRIVCLTEETTEWLYLLGQEHRIVGISGYTVRPKRARDEKPRVSAFLSAKIEKIMELQPDCVLGFSDLQADIAAELVKRGVQVTIFNQRSVAEIFSMLFQLAAMVGEAEQGAQRITQMQADLRTMQAAVAAKVTAGARRPKVFFEEWDTPHISAIRWVSELVGIAGGDDCFPELATQSLGKNRIIADGAEIVLRNPDIILGSWCGKKFRPENVAAREGWGVVNAVRHKQLFEIKSPDILQPGPAALTDGVQKMHQIILQWMDADQSGAFQP